One genomic segment of Sminthopsis crassicaudata isolate SCR6 chromosome 4, ASM4859323v1, whole genome shotgun sequence includes these proteins:
- the CCHCR1 gene encoding coiled-coil alpha-helical rod protein 1 isoform X5 has product MKGRTVSWMNPLNCLRNWERMDGRRRNLEPPSTFGMLQSSGLSGLMPPSHFQTRPPPGTSRITSVQSPPLPLVLPSSHLGRYKSDHRWEQNRLQILREQDGAGDSDDPKRRTRSLDHVGPQSLNSQTELVSQQLEEIWRLEKESQALRLASVHQKTRLATQAEELEVLGQAEQAMQVEIEELRAALAGAELIRQKLEEGNKRELEETQKLHKEQISHMTTAHQEALAALANKTHELEEKVKTMESKREEETKELAVVQREARMLREELSKTHAELDTQVALVDQLRKYVGDQITPESKNQTWEQERKQLLETVQHLQEDRDALCATLELLQVRVQSLQDILVLQEEELGWKVQPTDPLKSESAKKAQALLNRWREKVFALMVQLKAQELEHTQHTQKLKGKVAELEGEVASWGQESTILHRSLQDKAAEVEVERVNNKVLQGELSRAQDARLWQQQQTEIAEEHMKLVANAVSSSHNWLQDRVAKVAEAVAQLPSLNNRLGYASRQVRTIQGLVARKIALAQLHQEQSPPPPPSEEMGLELQQLREERNRLDEELQLSARLIQQEVGRAREQGEAERIRLNEEARQLEQELQKTQESLAEVGIQLKAARLSQKESTEEAACLRRELTQQQEIYGKDLQEKVAEVESRLREQLLEMERRLNEARREHAKAVVSLHQAQCQAARDKERSQELGRLQEEAQREEGFRLRQRLQELERDKNLMLATLKQEGLLSQYKQQRLFAILPPLSLEPGSEILHPTKQLLKGSYLSALLENLQEMSEVITREEEGDNGKCSIVGASSYQL; this is encoded by the exons atgaagggaagaaCTGTCAGCTGGATGAACCCATTAAATTGTCTAAGGAATTGG GAAAGAATGGATGGCAGGAGAAGGAACCTGGAACCCCCATCCACTTTTGGGATGCTCCAGTCTTCAG GTCTCAGTGGGCTCATGCCTCCATCTCATTTCCAGACACGGCCCCCTCCAGGCACGTCCAGGATCACCTCTGTCCAGTCCCCACCCTTACCCCTAGTCCTGCCTTCATCCCATCTTGGTCGTTATAAGAGTGACCATAGATGGGAGCAGAATAGACTACAGATTTTGAGAGAACAAGATGGGGCAGGTGATAGTGATGATCCCAAAAGAAGGACCAG GTCCCTGGACCATGTGGGGCCACAGAGCTTGAATTCCCAGACTGAGTTGGTCTCTCAGCAACTAGAAGAGATTTGGAGACTTGAGAAGGAGAGCCAGGCCTTGCGGTTGGCTTCAGTCCATCAGAAGACTCGACTGGCAACTCAAGCTGAGGAGCTTGAAGTTTTGGGACAGGCAGAGCAAGCTATGCAGGTTGAAATAGAGGAACTTCGTGCTGCCTTGGCTGGGGCAGAGCTCATTCGGCAGAAATtggaagaaggaaacaaaagagagctggaagagactcaAAAGCTGCACAAGGAACAG ATCTCCCACATGACCACAGCTCATCAGGAAGCCCTTGCTGCCCTGGCCAACAAGACCCATGagttggaggagaaagtgaaaacCATGGAATctaagagagaagaagagaccAAGGAGTTGGCCGTTGTACAAAGGGAGGCTAGGATGTTAAGGGAGGAACTAAG TAAGACTCATGCAGAACTCGATACCCAGGTGGCTCTTGTTGACCAGCTTAGGAAGTATGTAGGGGATCAAATAACACCAGAGAGCAAGAACCAGACATGGGAACAGGAGCGGAAGCAGCTACTAGAAACTGTGCAG CATTTGCAGGAAGATCGGGATGCCTTGTGTGCCACTTTGGAGTTGCTACAAGTTCGAGTGCAGAGCCTCCAGGATATCCTTGTCCTTCAGGAAGAAGAACTGGGTTGGAAG GTCCAGCCTACAGACCCCCTAAAGTCTGAGTCAGCCAAGAAGGCTCAGGCCCTGCTGAACCGTTGGAGGGAAAAAGTGTTTGCATTGATGGTGCAGCTGAAAGCCCAGGAGTTGGAACATACTCAACATACTCAAAAGCTTAAAGGAAAG GTGGCAGAACTTGAAGGTGAGGTAGCATCCTGGGGTCAAGAATCAACTATTTTGCATCGATCCCTGCAGGACAAAGCTGCTGAAGTGGAGGTAGAAAGAGTTAACAACAAG GTCCTTCAAGGGGAGCTGAGTCGAGCCCAGGATGCCAGGCTGTGGCAGCAGCAACAGACAGAGATAGCTGAGGAGCATATGAAGCTTGTGGCTAATGCAGTGAGCAG TTCCCATAACTGGCTACAGGATCGGGTAGCTAAGGTGGCAGAAGCTGTAGCTCAGCTTCCTAGCCTCAACAACCGACTTGGCTATGCTTCCCGACAGGTCCGTACTATACAAG GCCTTGTGGCTCGGAAAATAGCACTTGCACAGCTGCATCAGGAACAGAG CCCTCCACCCCCACCATCTGAAGAAATGGGACTTGAGTTACAGCAgctaagagaagaaaggaatcgTTTAGATGAAGAGCTACAGCTGAGTGCCCGCCTTATCCAACAGGAAGTGGGCCGGGCCCGGGAACAAG GAGAGGCAGAGCGGATTCGGTTGAATGAGGAGGCCCGGCAGTTGGAGCAGGAGCTGCAGAAAACCCAGGAATCTTTGGCTGAGGTTGGGATTCAGTTGAAGGCAGCTCGACTGAGCCAGAAGGAGAGCACAGAAGAGGCTGCCTGCCTTCGGCGGGAACTAACTCAGCAGCAAGAGATCTATGGGAAAG ACTTACAAGAGAAGGTAGCTGAAGTAGAGTCAAGGCTTCGGGAACAACTTTTAGAGATGGAGAGAAGATTGAATGAAGCTCGGAGGGAACATGCTAAAGCTG TAGTTTCCTTGCACCAGGCCCAATGCCAAGCTGCCCGAGACAAGGAACGTAGCCAGGAACTGGGACGTCTACAAGAGGAAGCCCAGAGGGAAGAAGGATTCCGGTTGAGGCAGAGGCTTCAGGAGCTGGAACGAGACAAAAACCTAATGTTG GCCACTCTAAAGCAGGAGGGTCTCCTTTCCCAATATAAACAACAGCGATTATTTGCAATTCTTCCTCCCCTATCACTGGAACCTGGTTCTGAAATTCTGCATCCCACCAAGCAACTTTTGAAAG GATCCTATCTGTCTGCATTGCTGGAAAATTTGCAAGAAATGAGTGAGGTTATCACTCgggaagaggagggagacaaTGGGAAGTGCTCAATTGTAGGAGCCTCCTCTTACCAGTTGTAA
- the CCHCR1 gene encoding coiled-coil alpha-helical rod protein 1 isoform X7, which produces MDGRRRNLEPPSTFGMLQSSGLSGLMPPSHFQTRPPPGTSRITSVQSPPLPLVLPSSHLGRYKSDHRWEQNRLQILREQDGAGDSDDPKRRTRSLDHVGPQSLNSQTELVSQQLEEIWRLEKESQALRLASVHQKTRLATQAEELEVLGQAEQAMQVEIEELRAALAGAELIRQKLEEGNKRELEETQKLHKEQISHMTTAHQEALAALANKTHELEEKVKTMESKREEETKELAVVQREARMLREELSKTHAELDTQVALVDQLRKYVGDQITPESKNQTWEQERKQLLETVQHLQEDRDALCATLELLQVRVQSLQDILVLQEEELGWKVQPTDPLKSESAKKAQALLNRWREKVFALMVQLKAQELEHTQHTQKLKGKVAELEGEVASWGQESTILHRSLQDKAAEVEVERVNNKVLQGELSRAQDARLWQQQQTEIAEEHMKLVANAVSSSHNWLQDRVAKVAEAVAQLPSLNNRLGYASRQVRTIQGLVARKIALAQLHQEQSPPPPPSEEMGLELQQLREERNRLDEELQLSARLIQQEVGRAREQGEAERIRLNEEARQLEQELQKTQESLAEVGIQLKAARLSQKESTEEAACLRRELTQQQEIYGKDLQEKVAEVESRLREQLLEMERRLNEARREHAKAVVSLHQAQCQAARDKERSQELGRLQEEAQREEGFRLRQRLQELERDKNLMLATLKQEGLLSQYKQQRLFAILPPLSLEPGSEILHPTKQLLKGSYLSALLENLQEMSEVITREEEGDNGKCSIVGASSYQL; this is translated from the exons ATGGATGGCAGGAGAAGGAACCTGGAACCCCCATCCACTTTTGGGATGCTCCAGTCTTCAG GTCTCAGTGGGCTCATGCCTCCATCTCATTTCCAGACACGGCCCCCTCCAGGCACGTCCAGGATCACCTCTGTCCAGTCCCCACCCTTACCCCTAGTCCTGCCTTCATCCCATCTTGGTCGTTATAAGAGTGACCATAGATGGGAGCAGAATAGACTACAGATTTTGAGAGAACAAGATGGGGCAGGTGATAGTGATGATCCCAAAAGAAGGACCAG GTCCCTGGACCATGTGGGGCCACAGAGCTTGAATTCCCAGACTGAGTTGGTCTCTCAGCAACTAGAAGAGATTTGGAGACTTGAGAAGGAGAGCCAGGCCTTGCGGTTGGCTTCAGTCCATCAGAAGACTCGACTGGCAACTCAAGCTGAGGAGCTTGAAGTTTTGGGACAGGCAGAGCAAGCTATGCAGGTTGAAATAGAGGAACTTCGTGCTGCCTTGGCTGGGGCAGAGCTCATTCGGCAGAAATtggaagaaggaaacaaaagagagctggaagagactcaAAAGCTGCACAAGGAACAG ATCTCCCACATGACCACAGCTCATCAGGAAGCCCTTGCTGCCCTGGCCAACAAGACCCATGagttggaggagaaagtgaaaacCATGGAATctaagagagaagaagagaccAAGGAGTTGGCCGTTGTACAAAGGGAGGCTAGGATGTTAAGGGAGGAACTAAG TAAGACTCATGCAGAACTCGATACCCAGGTGGCTCTTGTTGACCAGCTTAGGAAGTATGTAGGGGATCAAATAACACCAGAGAGCAAGAACCAGACATGGGAACAGGAGCGGAAGCAGCTACTAGAAACTGTGCAG CATTTGCAGGAAGATCGGGATGCCTTGTGTGCCACTTTGGAGTTGCTACAAGTTCGAGTGCAGAGCCTCCAGGATATCCTTGTCCTTCAGGAAGAAGAACTGGGTTGGAAG GTCCAGCCTACAGACCCCCTAAAGTCTGAGTCAGCCAAGAAGGCTCAGGCCCTGCTGAACCGTTGGAGGGAAAAAGTGTTTGCATTGATGGTGCAGCTGAAAGCCCAGGAGTTGGAACATACTCAACATACTCAAAAGCTTAAAGGAAAG GTGGCAGAACTTGAAGGTGAGGTAGCATCCTGGGGTCAAGAATCAACTATTTTGCATCGATCCCTGCAGGACAAAGCTGCTGAAGTGGAGGTAGAAAGAGTTAACAACAAG GTCCTTCAAGGGGAGCTGAGTCGAGCCCAGGATGCCAGGCTGTGGCAGCAGCAACAGACAGAGATAGCTGAGGAGCATATGAAGCTTGTGGCTAATGCAGTGAGCAG TTCCCATAACTGGCTACAGGATCGGGTAGCTAAGGTGGCAGAAGCTGTAGCTCAGCTTCCTAGCCTCAACAACCGACTTGGCTATGCTTCCCGACAGGTCCGTACTATACAAG GCCTTGTGGCTCGGAAAATAGCACTTGCACAGCTGCATCAGGAACAGAG CCCTCCACCCCCACCATCTGAAGAAATGGGACTTGAGTTACAGCAgctaagagaagaaaggaatcgTTTAGATGAAGAGCTACAGCTGAGTGCCCGCCTTATCCAACAGGAAGTGGGCCGGGCCCGGGAACAAG GAGAGGCAGAGCGGATTCGGTTGAATGAGGAGGCCCGGCAGTTGGAGCAGGAGCTGCAGAAAACCCAGGAATCTTTGGCTGAGGTTGGGATTCAGTTGAAGGCAGCTCGACTGAGCCAGAAGGAGAGCACAGAAGAGGCTGCCTGCCTTCGGCGGGAACTAACTCAGCAGCAAGAGATCTATGGGAAAG ACTTACAAGAGAAGGTAGCTGAAGTAGAGTCAAGGCTTCGGGAACAACTTTTAGAGATGGAGAGAAGATTGAATGAAGCTCGGAGGGAACATGCTAAAGCTG TAGTTTCCTTGCACCAGGCCCAATGCCAAGCTGCCCGAGACAAGGAACGTAGCCAGGAACTGGGACGTCTACAAGAGGAAGCCCAGAGGGAAGAAGGATTCCGGTTGAGGCAGAGGCTTCAGGAGCTGGAACGAGACAAAAACCTAATGTTG GCCACTCTAAAGCAGGAGGGTCTCCTTTCCCAATATAAACAACAGCGATTATTTGCAATTCTTCCTCCCCTATCACTGGAACCTGGTTCTGAAATTCTGCATCCCACCAAGCAACTTTTGAAAG GATCCTATCTGTCTGCATTGCTGGAAAATTTGCAAGAAATGAGTGAGGTTATCACTCgggaagaggagggagacaaTGGGAAGTGCTCAATTGTAGGAGCCTCCTCTTACCAGTTGTAA
- the CCHCR1 gene encoding coiled-coil alpha-helical rod protein 1 isoform X8: MDGRRRNLEPPSTFGMLQSSGLSGLMPPSHFQTRPPPGTSRITSVQSPPLPLVLPSSHLGRYKSDHRWEQNRLQILREQDGAGDSDDPKRRTRSLDHVGPQSLNSQTELVSQQLEEIWRLEKESQALRLASVHQKTRLATQAEELEVLGQAEQAMQVEIEELRAALAGAELIRQKLEEGNKRELEETQKLHKEQISHMTTAHQEALAALANKTHELEEKVKTMESKREEETKELAVVQREARMLREELSKTHAELDTQVALVDQLRKYVGDQITPESKNQTWEQERKQLLETVQHLQEDRDALCATLELLQVRVQSLQDILVLQEEELGWKVQPTDPLKSESAKKAQALLNRWREKVFALMVQLKAQELEHTQHTQKLKGKVAELEGEVASWGQESTILHRSLQDKAAEVEVERVNNKVLQGELSRAQDARLWQQQQTEIAEEHMKLVANAVSSSHNWLQDRVAKVAEAVAQLPSLNNRLGYASRQVRTIQGLVARKIALAQLHQEQSPPPPPSEEMGLELQQLREERNRLDEELQLSARLIQQEVGRAREQGEAERIRLNEEARQLEQELQKTQESLAEVGIQLKAARLSQKESTEEAACLRRELTQQQEIYGKDLQEKVAEVESRLREQLLEMERRLNEARREHAKAVSLHQAQCQAARDKERSQELGRLQEEAQREEGFRLRQRLQELERDKNLMLATLKQEGLLSQYKQQRLFAILPPLSLEPGSEILHPTKQLLKGSYLSALLENLQEMSEVITREEEGDNGKCSIVGASSYQL, encoded by the exons ATGGATGGCAGGAGAAGGAACCTGGAACCCCCATCCACTTTTGGGATGCTCCAGTCTTCAG GTCTCAGTGGGCTCATGCCTCCATCTCATTTCCAGACACGGCCCCCTCCAGGCACGTCCAGGATCACCTCTGTCCAGTCCCCACCCTTACCCCTAGTCCTGCCTTCATCCCATCTTGGTCGTTATAAGAGTGACCATAGATGGGAGCAGAATAGACTACAGATTTTGAGAGAACAAGATGGGGCAGGTGATAGTGATGATCCCAAAAGAAGGACCAG GTCCCTGGACCATGTGGGGCCACAGAGCTTGAATTCCCAGACTGAGTTGGTCTCTCAGCAACTAGAAGAGATTTGGAGACTTGAGAAGGAGAGCCAGGCCTTGCGGTTGGCTTCAGTCCATCAGAAGACTCGACTGGCAACTCAAGCTGAGGAGCTTGAAGTTTTGGGACAGGCAGAGCAAGCTATGCAGGTTGAAATAGAGGAACTTCGTGCTGCCTTGGCTGGGGCAGAGCTCATTCGGCAGAAATtggaagaaggaaacaaaagagagctggaagagactcaAAAGCTGCACAAGGAACAG ATCTCCCACATGACCACAGCTCATCAGGAAGCCCTTGCTGCCCTGGCCAACAAGACCCATGagttggaggagaaagtgaaaacCATGGAATctaagagagaagaagagaccAAGGAGTTGGCCGTTGTACAAAGGGAGGCTAGGATGTTAAGGGAGGAACTAAG TAAGACTCATGCAGAACTCGATACCCAGGTGGCTCTTGTTGACCAGCTTAGGAAGTATGTAGGGGATCAAATAACACCAGAGAGCAAGAACCAGACATGGGAACAGGAGCGGAAGCAGCTACTAGAAACTGTGCAG CATTTGCAGGAAGATCGGGATGCCTTGTGTGCCACTTTGGAGTTGCTACAAGTTCGAGTGCAGAGCCTCCAGGATATCCTTGTCCTTCAGGAAGAAGAACTGGGTTGGAAG GTCCAGCCTACAGACCCCCTAAAGTCTGAGTCAGCCAAGAAGGCTCAGGCCCTGCTGAACCGTTGGAGGGAAAAAGTGTTTGCATTGATGGTGCAGCTGAAAGCCCAGGAGTTGGAACATACTCAACATACTCAAAAGCTTAAAGGAAAG GTGGCAGAACTTGAAGGTGAGGTAGCATCCTGGGGTCAAGAATCAACTATTTTGCATCGATCCCTGCAGGACAAAGCTGCTGAAGTGGAGGTAGAAAGAGTTAACAACAAG GTCCTTCAAGGGGAGCTGAGTCGAGCCCAGGATGCCAGGCTGTGGCAGCAGCAACAGACAGAGATAGCTGAGGAGCATATGAAGCTTGTGGCTAATGCAGTGAGCAG TTCCCATAACTGGCTACAGGATCGGGTAGCTAAGGTGGCAGAAGCTGTAGCTCAGCTTCCTAGCCTCAACAACCGACTTGGCTATGCTTCCCGACAGGTCCGTACTATACAAG GCCTTGTGGCTCGGAAAATAGCACTTGCACAGCTGCATCAGGAACAGAG CCCTCCACCCCCACCATCTGAAGAAATGGGACTTGAGTTACAGCAgctaagagaagaaaggaatcgTTTAGATGAAGAGCTACAGCTGAGTGCCCGCCTTATCCAACAGGAAGTGGGCCGGGCCCGGGAACAAG GAGAGGCAGAGCGGATTCGGTTGAATGAGGAGGCCCGGCAGTTGGAGCAGGAGCTGCAGAAAACCCAGGAATCTTTGGCTGAGGTTGGGATTCAGTTGAAGGCAGCTCGACTGAGCCAGAAGGAGAGCACAGAAGAGGCTGCCTGCCTTCGGCGGGAACTAACTCAGCAGCAAGAGATCTATGGGAAAG ACTTACAAGAGAAGGTAGCTGAAGTAGAGTCAAGGCTTCGGGAACAACTTTTAGAGATGGAGAGAAGATTGAATGAAGCTCGGAGGGAACATGCTAAAGCTG TTTCCTTGCACCAGGCCCAATGCCAAGCTGCCCGAGACAAGGAACGTAGCCAGGAACTGGGACGTCTACAAGAGGAAGCCCAGAGGGAAGAAGGATTCCGGTTGAGGCAGAGGCTTCAGGAGCTGGAACGAGACAAAAACCTAATGTTG GCCACTCTAAAGCAGGAGGGTCTCCTTTCCCAATATAAACAACAGCGATTATTTGCAATTCTTCCTCCCCTATCACTGGAACCTGGTTCTGAAATTCTGCATCCCACCAAGCAACTTTTGAAAG GATCCTATCTGTCTGCATTGCTGGAAAATTTGCAAGAAATGAGTGAGGTTATCACTCgggaagaggagggagacaaTGGGAAGTGCTCAATTGTAGGAGCCTCCTCTTACCAGTTGTAA
- the CCHCR1 gene encoding coiled-coil alpha-helical rod protein 1 isoform X12, protein MRAKRTYLTYNFPQRSLDHVGPQSLNSQTELVSQQLEEIWRLEKESQALRLASVHQKTRLATQAEELEVLGQAEQAMQVEIEELRAALAGAELIRQKLEEGNKRELEETQKLHKEQISHMTTAHQEALAALANKTHELEEKVKTMESKREEETKELAVVQREARMLREELSKTHAELDTQVALVDQLRKYVGDQITPESKNQTWEQERKQLLETVQHLQEDRDALCATLELLQVRVQSLQDILVLQEEELGWKVQPTDPLKSESAKKAQALLNRWREKVFALMVQLKAQELEHTQHTQKLKGKVAELEGEVASWGQESTILHRSLQDKAAEVEVERVNNKVLQGELSRAQDARLWQQQQTEIAEEHMKLVANAVSSSHNWLQDRVAKVAEAVAQLPSLNNRLGYASRQVRTIQGLVARKIALAQLHQEQSPPPPPSEEMGLELQQLREERNRLDEELQLSARLIQQEVGRAREQGEAERIRLNEEARQLEQELQKTQESLAEVGIQLKAARLSQKESTEEAACLRRELTQQQEIYGKDLQEKVAEVESRLREQLLEMERRLNEARREHAKAVVSLHQAQCQAARDKERSQELGRLQEEAQREEGFRLRQRLQELERDKNLMLATLKQEGLLSQYKQQRLFAILPPLSLEPGSEILHPTKQLLKGSYLSALLENLQEMSEVITREEEGDNGKCSIVGASSYQL, encoded by the exons ATGAGAGCAAAGAGGACATATCTCACCTATAACTTTCCCCAAAGGTCCCTGGACCATGTGGGGCCACAGAGCTTGAATTCCCAGACTGAGTTGGTCTCTCAGCAACTAGAAGAGATTTGGAGACTTGAGAAGGAGAGCCAGGCCTTGCGGTTGGCTTCAGTCCATCAGAAGACTCGACTGGCAACTCAAGCTGAGGAGCTTGAAGTTTTGGGACAGGCAGAGCAAGCTATGCAGGTTGAAATAGAGGAACTTCGTGCTGCCTTGGCTGGGGCAGAGCTCATTCGGCAGAAATtggaagaaggaaacaaaagagagctggaagagactcaAAAGCTGCACAAGGAACAG ATCTCCCACATGACCACAGCTCATCAGGAAGCCCTTGCTGCCCTGGCCAACAAGACCCATGagttggaggagaaagtgaaaacCATGGAATctaagagagaagaagagaccAAGGAGTTGGCCGTTGTACAAAGGGAGGCTAGGATGTTAAGGGAGGAACTAAG TAAGACTCATGCAGAACTCGATACCCAGGTGGCTCTTGTTGACCAGCTTAGGAAGTATGTAGGGGATCAAATAACACCAGAGAGCAAGAACCAGACATGGGAACAGGAGCGGAAGCAGCTACTAGAAACTGTGCAG CATTTGCAGGAAGATCGGGATGCCTTGTGTGCCACTTTGGAGTTGCTACAAGTTCGAGTGCAGAGCCTCCAGGATATCCTTGTCCTTCAGGAAGAAGAACTGGGTTGGAAG GTCCAGCCTACAGACCCCCTAAAGTCTGAGTCAGCCAAGAAGGCTCAGGCCCTGCTGAACCGTTGGAGGGAAAAAGTGTTTGCATTGATGGTGCAGCTGAAAGCCCAGGAGTTGGAACATACTCAACATACTCAAAAGCTTAAAGGAAAG GTGGCAGAACTTGAAGGTGAGGTAGCATCCTGGGGTCAAGAATCAACTATTTTGCATCGATCCCTGCAGGACAAAGCTGCTGAAGTGGAGGTAGAAAGAGTTAACAACAAG GTCCTTCAAGGGGAGCTGAGTCGAGCCCAGGATGCCAGGCTGTGGCAGCAGCAACAGACAGAGATAGCTGAGGAGCATATGAAGCTTGTGGCTAATGCAGTGAGCAG TTCCCATAACTGGCTACAGGATCGGGTAGCTAAGGTGGCAGAAGCTGTAGCTCAGCTTCCTAGCCTCAACAACCGACTTGGCTATGCTTCCCGACAGGTCCGTACTATACAAG GCCTTGTGGCTCGGAAAATAGCACTTGCACAGCTGCATCAGGAACAGAG CCCTCCACCCCCACCATCTGAAGAAATGGGACTTGAGTTACAGCAgctaagagaagaaaggaatcgTTTAGATGAAGAGCTACAGCTGAGTGCCCGCCTTATCCAACAGGAAGTGGGCCGGGCCCGGGAACAAG GAGAGGCAGAGCGGATTCGGTTGAATGAGGAGGCCCGGCAGTTGGAGCAGGAGCTGCAGAAAACCCAGGAATCTTTGGCTGAGGTTGGGATTCAGTTGAAGGCAGCTCGACTGAGCCAGAAGGAGAGCACAGAAGAGGCTGCCTGCCTTCGGCGGGAACTAACTCAGCAGCAAGAGATCTATGGGAAAG ACTTACAAGAGAAGGTAGCTGAAGTAGAGTCAAGGCTTCGGGAACAACTTTTAGAGATGGAGAGAAGATTGAATGAAGCTCGGAGGGAACATGCTAAAGCTG TAGTTTCCTTGCACCAGGCCCAATGCCAAGCTGCCCGAGACAAGGAACGTAGCCAGGAACTGGGACGTCTACAAGAGGAAGCCCAGAGGGAAGAAGGATTCCGGTTGAGGCAGAGGCTTCAGGAGCTGGAACGAGACAAAAACCTAATGTTG GCCACTCTAAAGCAGGAGGGTCTCCTTTCCCAATATAAACAACAGCGATTATTTGCAATTCTTCCTCCCCTATCACTGGAACCTGGTTCTGAAATTCTGCATCCCACCAAGCAACTTTTGAAAG GATCCTATCTGTCTGCATTGCTGGAAAATTTGCAAGAAATGAGTGAGGTTATCACTCgggaagaggagggagacaaTGGGAAGTGCTCAATTGTAGGAGCCTCCTCTTACCAGTTGTAA